In Nasonia vitripennis strain AsymCx chromosome 2, Nvit_psr_1.1, whole genome shotgun sequence, a genomic segment contains:
- the LOC100115763 gene encoding TBC1 domain family member 9 isoform X2 yields MWVKPEEVLLANAFWITEEASVYFVRQRRKGHGKTRGLTSIIVGTLDSVFDTKPPPFRILHQTPSSEVYWMVACSLTHTEIVKDWEWLHTNLTSTLQSFDTEEEITDFVCCKIQSIIANNASDCKLVDDEDSQSFKRVSYKFHQLFNLPKEDKLVNYYSCSYWKTHLPRQGWLYLSVNQMCFYAYILSKETKLVIRWADIVELDKTNSLLFPDSIRIVTRDGKEHYFSMFLHKSETYSLMEQLTNLAMKRLIDEKSGFNEDRDLLNKLSKNVPKKPSFLKRDLDARAQSEAYRLQFRLPGSEKLDGCVDATLWTPYDKRHNWGKIYLSQNYLCFESRVKNLVSLVIPLREVRLIESAENQASNTAVDKSILVTTARASFLFAQIHDRDFVLQKISELLAKTKIATVSLADSIVDKSNKGREAKPVETWTSQPPLMKLFKAPLSAEAAVKQEAKEKQWELHFSEYGRGMTIYRTVETAKLVITGIPQNLRGEVWLTFSGALNEMAVNPGLYKSLVDQSLGKTCQANEEIERDLHRSLPEHPAFQSDIGISALRRVLSAYAYRNPQIGYCQAMNIVASVLLIYCSEESAFWQLCNVCESLLPDYYDRRVVGALVDQGLLEELAQEHLPALYVKLQELGLIRVISLSWFLTIFLSVMPTSSAVNIMDCFFYDGAKVIFQVALTVLEWNQEKLLKCHDDGEAMQLLTDYLGGVYNDEGPVLPRPVDSAPPNKSISIQTLIYESYARYGSLTIGGIERLRLKHRLRVVQSLEEGIEKNVIRSVVAEKLMTAEELQELLSLVRGELMCQRKSEPDRYDPTQPPYEVYKIDYDLFRILFAGLSPWGKCTQAESLSARLFRLMDRNHDNLLNFREVVQAIAMTATVDSSQRLKLLYTLHLPPLLTPVDFESPTQSDGAEVAAEATDFFDSMEQSVASLEVPVSLAEEPCNTLSRSTSMNSQQGDQSWEEQSMGSLRSMIASRDSPLDLKNVPKMSQLHFIALWKTLYDMFPAQPEDQDTYHCIAEIGTLLLQLGDVGKKFYVEREESEDSLAAASSAKHPTVMSPDRNGNPATPSPSAADPNWSITVEQFLASALNGEPIVNFFSKRANLLDAIASIRDRRFKRAHSLSDPPVLHV; encoded by the exons ATGTGGGTGAAGCCGGAAGAGGTTCTGCTGGCCAACGCTTTCTG GATAACTGAAGAAGCCAGTGTTTACTTTGTCAGGCAGCGACGGAAAGGTCATGGAAAAACTAGAGGTCTCACCTCGATCATTGTTGGAACTTTGGACAGTGTCTTTGACACGAAACCACCACCGTTCCGAATCTTGCACCAGACACCCTCGTCTGAAGTTTATTGGA TGGTCGCATGTTCCTTGACACATACAGAGATAGTCAAGGATTGGGAATGGCTGCATACAAATCTGACAAGCACATTGCAATCCTTTGATACAGAAGAAGAAATAACAGACTTTGTTTGCTGTAAAATTCAATCCATTATTGCAAACAATGCATCTGACTGCAAATTAGTTGATG ATGAAGACTCGCAGTCATTTAAGAGAGTTTCTTATAAGTTCCATCAACTTTTCAATTTGCCCAAGGAAGACAAActtgtaaattattattcttgCAG TTACTGGAAAACTCACCTGCCAAGACAAGGATGGTTATATTTATCTGTAAACCAAATGTGTTTTTATGCTTATATCTTGTCTAAAGAAACGAAATTAGTCATCAGATGGGCAGACATTGTAGAACTAGATAAAACAAATTCTCTTCTATTTCCTGACAGTATTCGTATTGTAACGCGCGATGGAAAAGAGCATTACTTTTCGATGTTCCTTCACAAATCAGAAACATACTCGTTAATGGAGCAATTAACGAATCTTGCTATGAAACG ACTTATTGATGAAAAAAGTGGTTTCAATGAAGATAGAGATCTCCTTAATAAGTTAAG taaaaaTGTGCCTAAAAAACCGTCgtttttaaaaagagatctCGATGCCCGTGCACAATCGGAAGCTTATAGACTTCAGTTTAGGTTACCAGGAAGCGAAAAATTGGATGGTTGTGTGGACGCGACTTTATGGACTCCTTACGATAAAAGACATAATTGGGGAAAAATTTATCTATCTCAGAATTATTTGTGCTTCGAAAGTAGA GTGAAAAATTTAGTAAGTCTGGTCATACCATTGAGAGAAGTCAGACTAATTGAATCGGCTGAAAATCAGGCATCGAATACCGCTGTAGATAAGTCAATATTAGTTACGACCGCGCGAGCTTCATTTCTTTTTGCTCAAATACACGATAGAGATTTTGTATTGCAAAAAATTTCAGAATTGCTAGCTAAAACGAAAATAGCTACGGT AAGTCTGGCAGACAGTATCGTCGATAAGTCGAACAAAGGAAGGGAAGCAAAACCAGTTGAGACTTGGACGTCACAACCACCTCTAATGAAATTATTCAAGGCACCACTCAGCGCTGAAGCGGCAGTTAAACAAGAAGCAAAAGAAAAGCAATGGGAATTACACTTTTCCGAGTACGGTAGGGGAATGACTATCTACAGAACGGTGGAAACTGCTAAACTTGTCATTACTGGCATACCGCAAAATCTAAGAGGCGAAGTTTGGTTAACATTTTCgg GTGCACTGAATGAAATGGCAGTGAACCCTGGATTGTACAAATCTTTGGTTGATCAATCTCTTGGAAAGACGTGTCAAGCTAATGAGGAAATTGAAAGAGATCTTCATAGGTCTTTACCGGAACATCCCGCTTTTCAGTCCGATATTGGAATCAGTGCGCTCAGGCGCGTTCTTTCAGCGTATGCATATAGGAATCCTCAAATCGGGTACTGCCAGGCAATGAACATAGTAGCATCAGtgcttttaatttattgttccgAAGAATCGGCTTTTTGGCAATTGTGCAATGTATGCGAATCCTTACTGCCAGATTATTACGACAGGCGAGTAGTCGGCGCATTGGTTGATCAGGGTCTTTTAGAGGAACTCGCCCAAGAGCATTTACCAGCCCTGTACGTCAAACTGCAGGAGTTGGGTCTGATCAGAGTCATCTCACTCTCATGGTTCTTGACGATATTTTTAAGTGTTATGCCGACCAGCAGTGCTgtaaatattatggattgctTTTTCTACGATGGAGCAAAGGTCATATTCCAGGTAGCTTTAACTGTGCTGGAGTGGAACCAGGAGAAGCTACTGAAGTGTCATGATGATGGTGAAGCTATGCAGCTTTTGACTGATTATCTCGGAGGAGTATACAATGATGAAGGTCCAGTATTACCTAGACCCGTTGATAGCGCACCGCCGAACAAG aGCATTTCTATTCAGACATTAATATATGAATCATACGCAAGATATGGGTCTTTAACAATAGGAGGAATCGAAAGGCTGCGTTTAAAACATCGACTTAGAGTAGTTCAGAGTTTAGAGGAAGGTATTGAAAAAAACGTCATAAGAAGTGTTGTGGCCGAGAAATTGATGACGGCAGAAGAATTACAGGAATTGTTGAGTTTAGTTAGAGGAGAGTTAATGTGTCAACGAAAATCAGAACCAGATCGATATGATCCGACGCAGCCACCTTACGAAGTGTACAAAATCGATTATGATCTCTTTAGAATATTGTTTGCCGGTTTGTCGCCTTGGGGAAAATGTACTCAAGCTGAATCTCTGTCTGCAAGACTATTCCGA ttgATGGATCGTAATCACGACAATCTTTTGAACTTCAGAGAAGTAGTGCAAGCGATTGCAATGACCGCAACCGTCGATTCATCTCAGAGATTAAAGCTACTTTACACACTCCATTTACCGCCACTTCTGACGCCAGTGGACTTTGAATCACCTACCCAATCAG ATGGTGCTGAAGTAGCAGCAGAAGCAACAGACTTCTTTGACAGCATGGAGCAAAGCGTGGCTTCTCTAGAAGTACCAGTTAGTCTAGCCGAAGAACCCTGTAACACATTGTCCAGATCAACGAGTATGAATAGTCAACAAGGAGACCAATCTTGGGAAGAACAGAGCATGGGTAGTTTGCGGTCCATGATAGCGTCCAGAGACAGTCCattagatttaaaaaatgtgcCAAAAATGTCCCAGCTTCATTTTATAGCTTTGTGGAAAACTTTGTACGATATGTTCCCGGCTCAACCCGAGGATCAAGACACATATCATTGTATTGCCGAAATcg GTACGTTGCTACTACAATTAGGAGACGTCGGGAAAAAATTCTATGTTGAAAGAGAAGAATCAGAGGACAGTTTAGCAGCAGCCTCATCCGCTAAGCATCCTACAGTAATG tctcCTGATCGTAACGGAAATCCAGCAACCCCATCGCCTTCGGCCGCAGATCCTAATTGGTCAATAACAGTGGAGCAGTTTTTAGCGTCAGCGTTGAATGGTGAACCGATTGTGAATTTCTTCAGCAAACGCGCCAATCTTCTAGACGCAATAGCTTCGATTAGAGATCGCAGGTTTAAACGCGCACATTCTCTCTCAGACCCGCCGGTATTGCACGTGTGA
- the LOC100115763 gene encoding TBC1 domain family member 9 isoform X4 — MWVKPEEVLLANAFWITEEASVYFVRQRRKGHGKTRGLTSIIVGTLDSVFDTKPPPFRILHQTPSSEVYWMVACSLTHTEIVKDWEWLHTNLTSTLQSFDTEEEITDFVCCKIQSIIANNASDCKLVDDEDSQSFKRVSYKFHQLFNLPKEDKLVNYYSCSYWKTHLPRQGWLYLSVNQMCFYAYILSKETKLVIRWADIVELDKTNSLLFPDSIRIVTRDGKEHYFSMFLHKSETYSLMEQLTNLAMKRLIDEKSGFNEDRDLLNKLSKNVPKKPSFLKRDLDARAQSEAYRLQFRLPGSEKLDGCVDATLWTPYDKRHNWGKIYLSQNYLCFESRVKNLVSLVIPLREVRLIESAENQASNTAVDKSILVTTARASFLFAQIHDRDFVLQKISELLAKTKIATVSLADSIVDKSNKGREAKPVETWTSQPPLMKLFKAPLSAEAAVKQEAKEKQWELHFSEYGRGMTIYRTVETAKLVITGIPQNLRGEVWLTFSGALNEMAVNPGLYKSLVDQSLGKTCQANEEIERDLHRSLPEHPAFQSDIGISALRRVLSAYAYRNPQIGYCQAMNIVASVLLIYCSEESAFWQLCNVCESLLPDYYDRRVVGALVDQGLLEELAQEHLPALYVKLQELGLIRVISLSWFLTIFLSVMPTSSAVNIMDCFFYDGAKVIFQVALTVLEWNQEKLLKCHDDGEAMQLLTDYLGGVYNDEGPVLPRPVDSAPPNKSISIQTLIYESYARYGSLTIGGIERLRLKHRLRVVQSLEEGIEKNVIRSVVAEKLMTAEELQELLSLVRGELMCQRKSEPDRYDPTQPPYEVYKIDYDLFRILFAGLSPWGKCTQAESLSARLFRLMDRNHDNLLNFREVVQAIAMTATVDSSQRLKLLYTLHLPPLLTPVDFESPTQSAAEATDFFDSMEQSVASLEVPVSLAEEPCNTLSRSTSMNSQQGDQSWEEQSMGSLRSMIASRDSPLDLKNVPKMSQLHFIALWKTLYDMFPAQPEDQDTYHCIAEIGTLLLQLGDVGKKFYVEREESEDSLAAASSAKHPTVMSPDRNGNPATPSPSAADPNWSITVEQFLASALNGEPIVNFFSKRANLLDAIASIRDRRFKRAHSLSDPPVLHV, encoded by the exons ATGTGGGTGAAGCCGGAAGAGGTTCTGCTGGCCAACGCTTTCTG GATAACTGAAGAAGCCAGTGTTTACTTTGTCAGGCAGCGACGGAAAGGTCATGGAAAAACTAGAGGTCTCACCTCGATCATTGTTGGAACTTTGGACAGTGTCTTTGACACGAAACCACCACCGTTCCGAATCTTGCACCAGACACCCTCGTCTGAAGTTTATTGGA TGGTCGCATGTTCCTTGACACATACAGAGATAGTCAAGGATTGGGAATGGCTGCATACAAATCTGACAAGCACATTGCAATCCTTTGATACAGAAGAAGAAATAACAGACTTTGTTTGCTGTAAAATTCAATCCATTATTGCAAACAATGCATCTGACTGCAAATTAGTTGATG ATGAAGACTCGCAGTCATTTAAGAGAGTTTCTTATAAGTTCCATCAACTTTTCAATTTGCCCAAGGAAGACAAActtgtaaattattattcttgCAG TTACTGGAAAACTCACCTGCCAAGACAAGGATGGTTATATTTATCTGTAAACCAAATGTGTTTTTATGCTTATATCTTGTCTAAAGAAACGAAATTAGTCATCAGATGGGCAGACATTGTAGAACTAGATAAAACAAATTCTCTTCTATTTCCTGACAGTATTCGTATTGTAACGCGCGATGGAAAAGAGCATTACTTTTCGATGTTCCTTCACAAATCAGAAACATACTCGTTAATGGAGCAATTAACGAATCTTGCTATGAAACG ACTTATTGATGAAAAAAGTGGTTTCAATGAAGATAGAGATCTCCTTAATAAGTTAAG taaaaaTGTGCCTAAAAAACCGTCgtttttaaaaagagatctCGATGCCCGTGCACAATCGGAAGCTTATAGACTTCAGTTTAGGTTACCAGGAAGCGAAAAATTGGATGGTTGTGTGGACGCGACTTTATGGACTCCTTACGATAAAAGACATAATTGGGGAAAAATTTATCTATCTCAGAATTATTTGTGCTTCGAAAGTAGA GTGAAAAATTTAGTAAGTCTGGTCATACCATTGAGAGAAGTCAGACTAATTGAATCGGCTGAAAATCAGGCATCGAATACCGCTGTAGATAAGTCAATATTAGTTACGACCGCGCGAGCTTCATTTCTTTTTGCTCAAATACACGATAGAGATTTTGTATTGCAAAAAATTTCAGAATTGCTAGCTAAAACGAAAATAGCTACGGT AAGTCTGGCAGACAGTATCGTCGATAAGTCGAACAAAGGAAGGGAAGCAAAACCAGTTGAGACTTGGACGTCACAACCACCTCTAATGAAATTATTCAAGGCACCACTCAGCGCTGAAGCGGCAGTTAAACAAGAAGCAAAAGAAAAGCAATGGGAATTACACTTTTCCGAGTACGGTAGGGGAATGACTATCTACAGAACGGTGGAAACTGCTAAACTTGTCATTACTGGCATACCGCAAAATCTAAGAGGCGAAGTTTGGTTAACATTTTCgg GTGCACTGAATGAAATGGCAGTGAACCCTGGATTGTACAAATCTTTGGTTGATCAATCTCTTGGAAAGACGTGTCAAGCTAATGAGGAAATTGAAAGAGATCTTCATAGGTCTTTACCGGAACATCCCGCTTTTCAGTCCGATATTGGAATCAGTGCGCTCAGGCGCGTTCTTTCAGCGTATGCATATAGGAATCCTCAAATCGGGTACTGCCAGGCAATGAACATAGTAGCATCAGtgcttttaatttattgttccgAAGAATCGGCTTTTTGGCAATTGTGCAATGTATGCGAATCCTTACTGCCAGATTATTACGACAGGCGAGTAGTCGGCGCATTGGTTGATCAGGGTCTTTTAGAGGAACTCGCCCAAGAGCATTTACCAGCCCTGTACGTCAAACTGCAGGAGTTGGGTCTGATCAGAGTCATCTCACTCTCATGGTTCTTGACGATATTTTTAAGTGTTATGCCGACCAGCAGTGCTgtaaatattatggattgctTTTTCTACGATGGAGCAAAGGTCATATTCCAGGTAGCTTTAACTGTGCTGGAGTGGAACCAGGAGAAGCTACTGAAGTGTCATGATGATGGTGAAGCTATGCAGCTTTTGACTGATTATCTCGGAGGAGTATACAATGATGAAGGTCCAGTATTACCTAGACCCGTTGATAGCGCACCGCCGAACAAG aGCATTTCTATTCAGACATTAATATATGAATCATACGCAAGATATGGGTCTTTAACAATAGGAGGAATCGAAAGGCTGCGTTTAAAACATCGACTTAGAGTAGTTCAGAGTTTAGAGGAAGGTATTGAAAAAAACGTCATAAGAAGTGTTGTGGCCGAGAAATTGATGACGGCAGAAGAATTACAGGAATTGTTGAGTTTAGTTAGAGGAGAGTTAATGTGTCAACGAAAATCAGAACCAGATCGATATGATCCGACGCAGCCACCTTACGAAGTGTACAAAATCGATTATGATCTCTTTAGAATATTGTTTGCCGGTTTGTCGCCTTGGGGAAAATGTACTCAAGCTGAATCTCTGTCTGCAAGACTATTCCGA ttgATGGATCGTAATCACGACAATCTTTTGAACTTCAGAGAAGTAGTGCAAGCGATTGCAATGACCGCAACCGTCGATTCATCTCAGAGATTAAAGCTACTTTACACACTCCATTTACCGCCACTTCTGACGCCAGTGGACTTTGAATCACCTACCCAATCAG CAGCAGAAGCAACAGACTTCTTTGACAGCATGGAGCAAAGCGTGGCTTCTCTAGAAGTACCAGTTAGTCTAGCCGAAGAACCCTGTAACACATTGTCCAGATCAACGAGTATGAATAGTCAACAAGGAGACCAATCTTGGGAAGAACAGAGCATGGGTAGTTTGCGGTCCATGATAGCGTCCAGAGACAGTCCattagatttaaaaaatgtgcCAAAAATGTCCCAGCTTCATTTTATAGCTTTGTGGAAAACTTTGTACGATATGTTCCCGGCTCAACCCGAGGATCAAGACACATATCATTGTATTGCCGAAATcg GTACGTTGCTACTACAATTAGGAGACGTCGGGAAAAAATTCTATGTTGAAAGAGAAGAATCAGAGGACAGTTTAGCAGCAGCCTCATCCGCTAAGCATCCTACAGTAATG tctcCTGATCGTAACGGAAATCCAGCAACCCCATCGCCTTCGGCCGCAGATCCTAATTGGTCAATAACAGTGGAGCAGTTTTTAGCGTCAGCGTTGAATGGTGAACCGATTGTGAATTTCTTCAGCAAACGCGCCAATCTTCTAGACGCAATAGCTTCGATTAGAGATCGCAGGTTTAAACGCGCACATTCTCTCTCAGACCCGCCGGTATTGCACGTGTGA
- the LOC100115763 gene encoding TBC1 domain family member 9 isoform X3: protein MWVKPEEVLLANAFWITEEASVYFVRQRRKGHGKTRGLTSIIVGTLDSVFDTKPPPFRILHQTPSSEVYWMVACSLTHTEIVKDWEWLHTNLTSTLQSFDTEEEITDFVCCKIQSIIANNASDCKLVDDEDSQSFKRVSYKFHQLFNLPKEDKLVNYYSCSYWKTHLPRQGWLYLSVNQMCFYAYILSKETKLVIRWADIVELDKTNSLLFPDSIRIVTRDGKEHYFSMFLHKSETYSLMEQLTNLAMKRLIDEKSGFNEDRDLLNKLSKNVPKKPSFLKRDLDARAQSEAYRLQFRLPGSEKLDGCVDATLWTPYDKRHNWGKIYLSQNYLCFESRVKNLVSLVIPLREVRLIESAENQASNTAVDKSILVTTARASFLFAQIHDRDFVLQKISELLAKTKIATVSLADSIVDKSNKGREAKPVETWTSQPPLMKLFKAPLSAEAAVKQEAKEKQWELHFSEYGRGMTIYRTVETAKLVITGIPQNLRGEVWLTFSGALNEMAVNPGLYKSLVDQSLGKTCQANEEIERDLHRSLPEHPAFQSDIGISALRRVLSAYAYRNPQIGYCQAMNIVASVLLIYCSEESAFWQLCNVCESLLPDYYDRRVVGALVDQGLLEELAQEHLPALYVKLQELGLIRVISLSWFLTIFLSVMPTSSAVNIMDCFFYDGAKVIFQVALTVLEWNQEKLLKCHDDGEAMQLLTDYLGGVYNDEGPVLPRPVDSAPPNKSISIQTLIYESYARYGSLTIGGIERLRLKHRLRVVQSLEEGIEKNVIRSVVAEKLMTAEELQELLSLVRGELMCQRKSEPDRYDPTQPPYEVYKIDYDLFRILFAGLSPWGKCTQAESLSARLFRLMDRNHDNLLNFREVVQAIAMTATVDSSQRLKLLYTLHLPPLLTPVDFESPTQSVAAEATDFFDSMEQSVASLEVPVSLAEEPCNTLSRSTSMNSQQGDQSWEEQSMGSLRSMIASRDSPLDLKNVPKMSQLHFIALWKTLYDMFPAQPEDQDTYHCIAEIGTLLLQLGDVGKKFYVEREESEDSLAAASSAKHPTVMSPDRNGNPATPSPSAADPNWSITVEQFLASALNGEPIVNFFSKRANLLDAIASIRDRRFKRAHSLSDPPVLHV from the exons ATGTGGGTGAAGCCGGAAGAGGTTCTGCTGGCCAACGCTTTCTG GATAACTGAAGAAGCCAGTGTTTACTTTGTCAGGCAGCGACGGAAAGGTCATGGAAAAACTAGAGGTCTCACCTCGATCATTGTTGGAACTTTGGACAGTGTCTTTGACACGAAACCACCACCGTTCCGAATCTTGCACCAGACACCCTCGTCTGAAGTTTATTGGA TGGTCGCATGTTCCTTGACACATACAGAGATAGTCAAGGATTGGGAATGGCTGCATACAAATCTGACAAGCACATTGCAATCCTTTGATACAGAAGAAGAAATAACAGACTTTGTTTGCTGTAAAATTCAATCCATTATTGCAAACAATGCATCTGACTGCAAATTAGTTGATG ATGAAGACTCGCAGTCATTTAAGAGAGTTTCTTATAAGTTCCATCAACTTTTCAATTTGCCCAAGGAAGACAAActtgtaaattattattcttgCAG TTACTGGAAAACTCACCTGCCAAGACAAGGATGGTTATATTTATCTGTAAACCAAATGTGTTTTTATGCTTATATCTTGTCTAAAGAAACGAAATTAGTCATCAGATGGGCAGACATTGTAGAACTAGATAAAACAAATTCTCTTCTATTTCCTGACAGTATTCGTATTGTAACGCGCGATGGAAAAGAGCATTACTTTTCGATGTTCCTTCACAAATCAGAAACATACTCGTTAATGGAGCAATTAACGAATCTTGCTATGAAACG ACTTATTGATGAAAAAAGTGGTTTCAATGAAGATAGAGATCTCCTTAATAAGTTAAG taaaaaTGTGCCTAAAAAACCGTCgtttttaaaaagagatctCGATGCCCGTGCACAATCGGAAGCTTATAGACTTCAGTTTAGGTTACCAGGAAGCGAAAAATTGGATGGTTGTGTGGACGCGACTTTATGGACTCCTTACGATAAAAGACATAATTGGGGAAAAATTTATCTATCTCAGAATTATTTGTGCTTCGAAAGTAGA GTGAAAAATTTAGTAAGTCTGGTCATACCATTGAGAGAAGTCAGACTAATTGAATCGGCTGAAAATCAGGCATCGAATACCGCTGTAGATAAGTCAATATTAGTTACGACCGCGCGAGCTTCATTTCTTTTTGCTCAAATACACGATAGAGATTTTGTATTGCAAAAAATTTCAGAATTGCTAGCTAAAACGAAAATAGCTACGGT AAGTCTGGCAGACAGTATCGTCGATAAGTCGAACAAAGGAAGGGAAGCAAAACCAGTTGAGACTTGGACGTCACAACCACCTCTAATGAAATTATTCAAGGCACCACTCAGCGCTGAAGCGGCAGTTAAACAAGAAGCAAAAGAAAAGCAATGGGAATTACACTTTTCCGAGTACGGTAGGGGAATGACTATCTACAGAACGGTGGAAACTGCTAAACTTGTCATTACTGGCATACCGCAAAATCTAAGAGGCGAAGTTTGGTTAACATTTTCgg GTGCACTGAATGAAATGGCAGTGAACCCTGGATTGTACAAATCTTTGGTTGATCAATCTCTTGGAAAGACGTGTCAAGCTAATGAGGAAATTGAAAGAGATCTTCATAGGTCTTTACCGGAACATCCCGCTTTTCAGTCCGATATTGGAATCAGTGCGCTCAGGCGCGTTCTTTCAGCGTATGCATATAGGAATCCTCAAATCGGGTACTGCCAGGCAATGAACATAGTAGCATCAGtgcttttaatttattgttccgAAGAATCGGCTTTTTGGCAATTGTGCAATGTATGCGAATCCTTACTGCCAGATTATTACGACAGGCGAGTAGTCGGCGCATTGGTTGATCAGGGTCTTTTAGAGGAACTCGCCCAAGAGCATTTACCAGCCCTGTACGTCAAACTGCAGGAGTTGGGTCTGATCAGAGTCATCTCACTCTCATGGTTCTTGACGATATTTTTAAGTGTTATGCCGACCAGCAGTGCTgtaaatattatggattgctTTTTCTACGATGGAGCAAAGGTCATATTCCAGGTAGCTTTAACTGTGCTGGAGTGGAACCAGGAGAAGCTACTGAAGTGTCATGATGATGGTGAAGCTATGCAGCTTTTGACTGATTATCTCGGAGGAGTATACAATGATGAAGGTCCAGTATTACCTAGACCCGTTGATAGCGCACCGCCGAACAAG aGCATTTCTATTCAGACATTAATATATGAATCATACGCAAGATATGGGTCTTTAACAATAGGAGGAATCGAAAGGCTGCGTTTAAAACATCGACTTAGAGTAGTTCAGAGTTTAGAGGAAGGTATTGAAAAAAACGTCATAAGAAGTGTTGTGGCCGAGAAATTGATGACGGCAGAAGAATTACAGGAATTGTTGAGTTTAGTTAGAGGAGAGTTAATGTGTCAACGAAAATCAGAACCAGATCGATATGATCCGACGCAGCCACCTTACGAAGTGTACAAAATCGATTATGATCTCTTTAGAATATTGTTTGCCGGTTTGTCGCCTTGGGGAAAATGTACTCAAGCTGAATCTCTGTCTGCAAGACTATTCCGA ttgATGGATCGTAATCACGACAATCTTTTGAACTTCAGAGAAGTAGTGCAAGCGATTGCAATGACCGCAACCGTCGATTCATCTCAGAGATTAAAGCTACTTTACACACTCCATTTACCGCCACTTCTGACGCCAGTGGACTTTGAATCACCTACCCAATCAG TAGCAGCAGAAGCAACAGACTTCTTTGACAGCATGGAGCAAAGCGTGGCTTCTCTAGAAGTACCAGTTAGTCTAGCCGAAGAACCCTGTAACACATTGTCCAGATCAACGAGTATGAATAGTCAACAAGGAGACCAATCTTGGGAAGAACAGAGCATGGGTAGTTTGCGGTCCATGATAGCGTCCAGAGACAGTCCattagatttaaaaaatgtgcCAAAAATGTCCCAGCTTCATTTTATAGCTTTGTGGAAAACTTTGTACGATATGTTCCCGGCTCAACCCGAGGATCAAGACACATATCATTGTATTGCCGAAATcg GTACGTTGCTACTACAATTAGGAGACGTCGGGAAAAAATTCTATGTTGAAAGAGAAGAATCAGAGGACAGTTTAGCAGCAGCCTCATCCGCTAAGCATCCTACAGTAATG tctcCTGATCGTAACGGAAATCCAGCAACCCCATCGCCTTCGGCCGCAGATCCTAATTGGTCAATAACAGTGGAGCAGTTTTTAGCGTCAGCGTTGAATGGTGAACCGATTGTGAATTTCTTCAGCAAACGCGCCAATCTTCTAGACGCAATAGCTTCGATTAGAGATCGCAGGTTTAAACGCGCACATTCTCTCTCAGACCCGCCGGTATTGCACGTGTGA